One genomic window of Panicum hallii strain FIL2 chromosome 6, PHallii_v3.1, whole genome shotgun sequence includes the following:
- the LOC112898192 gene encoding testis-specific gene A8 protein-like, which yields MAYMYTGLNDCSRIVQGPSSEFTRAELEAALRTMTGAAPARKSDEVQGVVPTQSSQAEGSKSRRLQRGDGSLVGEPVPKRQKTVEAEGQSGEGTTAFSEVADSSTAIADTAASNTTTTVRAKATNPTPAARSTSGRGHPPKVRWAFSRKGVPPKSAGSFSSDATSTTAGAAPAGGSGPQPIPAAARHSGPKPEAATPPRPEPIPEEEAAGPAASTEAPEAAAAPDTKLEPPPAEPAAAALEEVAPEAATAPEVAEVASTTTPPAQEEEPEVVLGRRLLPSPAEVLLPRLFAKSR from the exons atggcctacatgtACACAGGGCTGAACGACTGCAGCAGGATTGTGCAGGGGCCCAGCTCCGAATTCActagggcggagctggaggcggcgctccGGACGATGACCG GTGCCGCCCCGGCTCGAAAGAGCGACGAGGTCCAGGGGGTGGTGCCCACGCagagcagccaagccgaagggagcaagtcccggaggctccagcgtggcGACGGCTCCTTAGTTGGGGAGCCGgtgcccaagcgccagaagacggtggaggcggaggggcAGAGCGGAGAAGGCACGACGGCCTTCTCTGAGGTAGCAGACTCCTCCACCGCCATCGCCGACACGGCGGCCAgcaacaccaccaccaccgtccgAGCCAAGGCCACAAaccccacccccgccgccagAAGCACCAGTGGCCGGGGACACCCGCCAAAGGTCCGGTGGGCCTTCAGCAGAAAAGGTGTTCCCCCCAAAAGTGCGGG GTCCTTCTCTTCGGACGCCACAAGCACGACCGCCGGAGCTGCCCCGGCTggggggtccggcccccagcccaTACCAGCAGCAGCCAGACACAGCGGTCCGAAACCAGAGGCTGCCACACCCCCAAGGCCTGAGCCCATCCCAGAGGAGGAGGCCGCCGGACCAGCTGCGTCGACCGAGGCGCccgaagcagcagcagcaccagacaCCAAGCTGGAGCCTCCTCCAGCtgaaccagcagcagcagcattggAAGAGGTGGCACCAGAAGCAGCAACGGCGCCGGAGGTGGCAGAAGTCGCCAGCACCACCACTCCACccgcgcaggaggaggagccggaggtggtgctggggaggcGTCTTCTTCCAAGCCCAGCAGAGGTCCTGCTCCCCCGCCTTTTTGCCAAAAGCCGGTAG